The window AGCAGGCGCAGGACGATATCCGCTGGGCCCAGCACATGGTGTTCTTCTTTCCGCTCTGGCTGGGGGATATGCCGGCCTTGCTCAAAGGCTTCCTGGAGCAGGTGGCGCGGCCGGGTTTTGCCTTTCCGGGCGACCGCATGCATCCGCTGGTCAAAAAGGGCTTGTCCGGACGATCCGCGCGCGTGGTTGTAACGATGGGCATGCCGGCGCTGCTGTATCGCTGGTATTTTCGGGCGCACAGCGTCAAGTCGCTCAAGCGCAATATATTAGGGTTTGTTGGTGTGGCGCCGGTGCGCGATACCCTGATCGGCATGGTGGGCGAACCGGAACGGCAGGCGGTGGACAAATGGGTTGGCGCGCTCGAAGCGATGGGGCGCAGTGCGGCTTGATGTGCTGCAAAGGGTTTTTGCGGTAGTGGGATGGCTGGCTTTGCCGATAGGCAGGCACGGCTGATTTTGCCGAGAGGCCGGCATGGTGCTGCATGTTGGCAGACGAGGCGCGGCCCCGTCTGCGGCGAACTTCAGCAGTGCTTAGTTTGCTTTTGCGGCACCATCAGTTGGCGACGAAATTTCTTGCAATGCTTCGCCGACGCCGTTGGTTTGCTTGGTCGCCATGTCGCCCAGCGACACGATGCCGACCAGCGAATGCGATTGCTGGTCAACGACCGGCACGCGGCGGATCTGCACGTCGCCCATCTGGGTCAGTACTTCATCGACCGACTGGGTCGCGTAGCAGGTACGCACTTCGGTGCTCATCACGTCGCCGACGCGGTGGCTTTCCGGCGCCTTGCCGGCGGCGGTGGAGCGCACGGTGATGTCGCGGTCGGTGATCATGCCGACCAGTTTCTCGCCATCAACTACAGGAACGGAGCCGATATTGAATTCTTTCATGATCTGTGCGGCGCGGTGAACGCTGTCTTCCGGCGAAACGCGTTGAACATCGCGGGTCATGACATTTTGAATGGTTTGCATGTGAGTCTCCAAAGCTGAATAGGTTAGTTGTTACTGCGTCATCCCAATCGGGTTGGCAGCATCATGCACGCTTTCCCAAAAAAGGGCCGCGTGGT of the Massilia violaceinigra genome contains:
- a CDS encoding NAD(P)H-dependent oxidoreductase; translation: MHKRILLIQGHPDAAQGHLCHALAAAYRAGAAKAGHEVRQTQVAVLDFPILRSQEEWEYGPLPPGLQQAQDDIRWAQHMVFFFPLWLGDMPALLKGFLEQVARPGFAFPGDRMHPLVKKGLSGRSARVVVTMGMPALLYRWYFRAHSVKSLKRNILGFVGVAPVRDTLIGMVGEPERQAVDKWVGALEAMGRSAA
- a CDS encoding CBS domain-containing protein, with protein sequence MQTIQNVMTRDVQRVSPEDSVHRAAQIMKEFNIGSVPVVDGEKLVGMITDRDITVRSTAAGKAPESHRVGDVMSTEVRTCYATQSVDEVLTQMGDVQIRRVPVVDQQSHSLVGIVSLGDMATKQTNGVGEALQEISSPTDGAAKAN